In the Apis mellifera strain DH4 linkage group LG13, Amel_HAv3.1, whole genome shotgun sequence genome, taaatagtggcaaattttacataaatttatatacattaaattaatattttgcgaAATAAATCAACATTAAAATCAAACTTATAGTGCGTATCAAACTTCggtaaaattgatattcataacgataactttaatattaatttcattctttaacTAGCATTTTTTATTGACCTATCTTTTcatatatcgtttattttattaaagaagaagaccaaaattattttcatatatttttaggaaTGAATGCGAACATTGCAAATGATCgtcaaaatttctaatatgatgaaaaagaaaaatattttttcactgTTAATGATTGCGCTTCAAttgttattgtttattttttatataatttataatcaatttttcctgaagaaaagcaaaaagtctgtatattatttagataatatcgtaatttttttcaaattagttTTGGAAGGATTTTatcttagaaaatataataaactaaaattgaCTTTTGATttgataagattaataaaaagaaataatatgtttcgatttttcatcttACTGATACATTCaatgaatttcgatttttataataaaatgaatatattcgaaataataattataaatattctcctgccaatttgaatttctataGTTCAGTGCATCAATTAAACAATCTTTACTTTTATCTGATTGGAattcaatgttttttattctaatatgagattattaaacagaaaaaataatattcaaaattctttcaatatctatattttaatcatattattaatcatataacacgattattattttattaatattcattaaaaaaaatcataaacagtaatgataataaaagatgGAAATTCGTTAGGTGCATATATTATAGATGTATCGAGTGCTTTTTCGAAATGTATATAAGTTAGTGCTTGTAACCAATGCTGTATTTTCTTAACTATAAGTAGAAATATTACAGGAGCAGTACGCACCTATTTATACGAGAACTAGATCACTTACAGTGTCACAGTAGATGATCCAGCGGTTAGGGTTTGCAACATTAGTGAGGACTTtcagaaatttctttcaagtTCAATTGAGAGAGGAAGCACGATAATAGTCAATAATATCgcaattgaattgaattaatattgcataaaaatatcaagatgaccaagaattaaacaaaatatatttattatagatttttcctaactagaataatattgattgtCATTGAATCGACTGTATCTTGAATATATCTTGCGATCGATTTCTGTTTCAGCCAGGtatgtgaaaaatatgtaattgtaaatatcgatttaattctCTTCAAAAACGATAATCTtcttaagtaaaattattctttgtttAGGTTTAATGAAGATCGATAATAGTGGATCGACAATAATGGTAAAAGATTTCTATGTGAGAAACTTCTTCGaataaacttaattataaatcttaaggaagcaataaataatgaattatttttttaatcgaaaaattataagtaaattttaatttttaatttttgcaagtatgtagatattatgtattataactatggaataaatttatgtttttttaaagaggaaaaattttacttttaattatataaattaaattttattctattattcaagAGTTACTTTTTTAGCTTATTATTCTCGATGGTTTAACAGAAATTCACAAGTAGATAGATCTTTAATCTAAATAGAGATACAAAAACAATGGTCATTTTGCAAATCATTTGTTTAGTGCTTTGCAATTGATTACGATGGAAGCGGTCGCAGGAGTTTTGATCCCCACACGGTGCAATGCTATCTCCTTCGAAACACCCTCCAACATCATTATTAATTGCTTTAGCTCTCTTTTAGTTCGCGGTAAATAATGATTGGaatcaagatttttaaaagttttctaGATcagatcaattaaaaaaaaaaaaatagaatttagatCAGATAGAATTTAGCGACAATAtagatcgaattattataatacagttagaattattataatcagttGTTAATTAGCtgcaaacattaaaaataaatcattatttattcattcattctgGTTCTTCgagtaatattatcaattcagACATTGTAGAATgttcaaaatcatttaatttaaactttaatagaaataatagtcAAAATTCAGTATTTTAATCGCATATTTATGCGTCCATTAATAatccatattatatatttttttcacaatatcaCTGCATTCCGacgttattttctttcattaatttctccgaataaaattattttgataatcgaattattgtaataaattttcgaatatttataacaaaaaaaaatatattcatcttaAGTAATTTGAAATCTTATGAACTTATCAAATCTTaaagaattatcaaatatgtaaatatgctaatttataacttatttacttttagttttaagatttaatgatTGTTTATACtatcatcatattttttaaaatcgatgatatgtaaaatgatataatttttttgtctcGTCCAATATCTCGTTGtcgaacaataaatataaaatattggattGATTAGAAAGTAATATGTGTTTTATAGAtctaaaaagttataaaaaaatatatatttattattattctttagttATGATGATGATATGTGATTTCACAATAGATGTTTTCGAGATTatcaattccaaattttaagaattcaaaaaCCAAAATTTTTCCCtgcatgattttttttcatataatatattgaagagtttttcagaatttcaaaaagttttgtttaaaaaattcagaaaattaaaaaatttttttcaactgttttgtgattaatttttaaaaaatttttttattttttcttaatatttatattttatgtatatttgatagattatatttgaagtttataatattaaaaaaaaattattgaaaatttcttttgattttttgaatctttgaacactataaaattaattaagaatattaaaaaattataaatatttgttcttttaactcgaattaattaatttagaatgtttattattttttcgcttaaaaagttttataaatattttttcgaattatcttataaatttatttgttttttataaatgttacgttaataattagaaaatcataaccattatttattatttatattctcgatTGGTTttaggatatatattttatgatcaattctcaattctaataataaaaaattataaatttatacatattttctatcgtatatatatatctatcataataaaattatattgaatttaaattatcaaaatattttgatatatatatgcttcatatatacttatttcacataaattaaaatagtgcacaattttgttcaaaattaaattaaagataataaaattcttctttcaagtaattaaataattaattgcattctctaaaataacttaaaatgataattatttaaataatattaatacagcattcaatatcaaaaaattactttctataataattagtataatatagtattttaagatattatgcAAACTTTCTTCTTACATTATTACTATTCAAACAAAACACTTCCTTTTTTATTGacttcttccaattttttcttgtttctctgattaaatgaaataacagtataagatatttgtaattgaataaaGTAACAATACAAGTAAGGAAGATGTTCTCTTGTAGAATAATCAAAAGATACTATTCATGGTCTCAACACTTGGAATGGAagaggaaaataaagaaaagattgaagaataaaataattgacaataaagattaataatacaaacaattggaaaactataattttctcgaaaacaaTATCTATTATGGAAAATCTTCTTGCAGAAGATATACATAGAATCTATTGATTGTAATTTACTGCAATTGCTagatattatactattattattgtaaaaaaataatactatgaaaatatgaaaaagaaaaataatagcgtaaataatatatgaagcCGAGGTATAGTCGAATGATTCTTCGAGTTCTCTATGATAGTCTATATCTGACTAGAAATATGGATGTATTCGACAAATATTATCACACCTATCGTATTGTGTTGAAAATCATTGGTCTATGGCCTTACAATAACTCAGTCTATGTGTGGATTCAAAGATTATGTATATCGGCATTATTTCTtggcaatataatatttcaggtgacgaaaattataatttttctttatataattcattgtaTTTTTACTGAAATGTTTTATTGGATATTGCCTATTCATTACCTATTAATGTTacctttcataaattaaaaatatacatttatttttgaaataataatgtattatgattttaagtttgttaataatatagctGTATTAGCGTGATATGaatgtatgaaaatatatttatataatattcgaaaattatttaattttgatacatatatagtGTCCAGTTAAGAAATACACATAtgggataattttatttagtttaaaaattaatttttgaaagaaatgaattttaaaagttgtAGAGTTGTTCTTTAtcaacatatgtatataatattatttaaaaagaaaaagacttaaaattttatattttcatattttcagatataggagtattttcctatattttagaataccgattaaatgataataatgataatgtatttaagaaaacgattgaaatattatataatttttaatttaaaatttattatttttaacatattataatttgaaaatttttagatattgtcACTTATAAGATCTGAAATTACGTTACGAaactgtattttaatattatctacgACTTGTccacttataataattttgttacgaTATATAagctttataatattttttcctatggtaagtaaaaattaaattattttttcatggaaaaatatttttacatgttattctttttttttttttttttgacataggtaaaacttttatttcatcatatatGTGTGGAGGAAAATGCAGTACaagatttaatagaaatacaaaTACGAATGAAATACATCGGTAATTCTCGTCATATGATCGAAATACTTTTGCGtaagaaatatgtaaatttcattgatgatatcaatatataatattattattgtcattgcaagaacttatatatttttacatttatcattgtacttaagtttttattatatatattatgtatataattgtaatatttctaattttctcgttattttttaacaaaaatatttctttatcaaaaatatttttgaagaacagtttttcaataataatattatattaatattctaatttaaactaattattgaatggttgaataatttattgaatggtttttctaatttttaggTGTGACTTTTTTaactattacattatttagtATATTCTTATTGTATTTTGTAACAATGGATTTCATAATGCCTTTGAATGAATTTCACAGACATATTCTTCTTTACGTTACATTATTTTCTGTCAATCGaaccatatatttttatattttatatttgaattttttgtttgttattaCATTTGGATTATTATCTCTAATATGTACGGAATCGATAGTCGGACTTTATAGTTATCATACAGGaatgttgtttaaaattattaggtaaattatcatttccctctttcataatatttattacataataaatattatttattatgtaataaatattaacaattattgtatttacattttttacaatataaattaacattcataaaattataattgatttcaaaatcgcataatcttcataaatttaatactgtttaaaatactatatttttcttattccttatagagaatattaatatatagattgttttaatatacattaagtaatataattattaagtgTTAATGTACCAACAAGTTCGAGAAATCAATTTGAGaagttttgatttaaaattctgaGACGACTTCAAGCAACTTCTATTTTagcataaattttcatttcgattttattattcattaatgaagattattaacatagatattattaacatatgaTGCTCTGGTTGGTTTGACTAtagtttttcaataataattccttaacaaaatgaaaaattttaaaaaggaaaaaattgctTGAAATCTTTcagatattatcatttaagtCTTGTCACTATTAAAATcttaacgatatattttaggaattttaaaactttaaatatatatatatatataaatacatatacactatataaatactgaaatatttatataatacataaattttcattaaacatctaatatatagcaaaaaaaaatattttaaaatatcttttattttattatgttcttTGCGAATAAATTGctgtttctataaaaaattctttatatattattctattaaaaaattaaattaattattaaatataaaattaagttaattcatttaatttttccaaaaaaagaagaaataacttaacttattaaatacaatttttaaaaaagttatggtGTTTTAAAGAATctacaaaaattttgttatttattacaaatatatagtttaaaaacaattttaaacaataaaattatgaagttCTTTCTTAAGtaacatatatttacaaatcttatatttttagctATCGAATACGAaagattattacatatttaactATGTTTAATGTCTCATCGAAGCAAATTGATTCGAAACTCGCAGAACTTCATCGTGTAGTGGATATTCATAATCAAGCTATCGGGttggtaaattaaaatatgatattaataaattaattaaaataaacatttacttatgttatatataatattccgtTCACGAATTTCATGTGACAATGAAAGATTTAtcagtattataataaataattcaggaAAACAATTTATGATGCCTACTCTTCTAATTGTGATGTCAATGGCTATAAATCTGCATCGAGTAAGtatgtttttttatgttttacatgataataataaacgaattcGCAGATGTCAGAATTCTTAGTTACACCGgatattctatttcaat is a window encoding:
- the Or131 gene encoding odorant receptor 131 isoform X1, translating into MKPRYSRMILRVLYDSLYLTRNMDVFDKYYHTYRIVLKIIGLWPYNNSVYVWIQRLCISALFLGNIIFQILSLIRSEITLRNCILILSTTCPLIIILLRYISFIIFFPMVKLLFHHICVEENAVQDLIEIQIRMKYIGNSRHMIEILLRVTFLTITLFSIFLLYFVTMDFIMPLNEFHRHILLYVTLFSVNRTIYFYILYLNFLFVITFGLLSLICTESIVGLYSYHTGMLFKIISYRIRKIITYLTMFNVSSKQIDSKLAELHRVVDIHNQAIGIIINNSGKQFMMPTLLIVMSMAINLHRVVNAITIKKDQLEILITLIIFANHLMIMFLCNYNGQILINSNEEFFHELYIPVWYFVPLKVQKILLLIMIRSSMACIFHIFGVFIPCYVGFTTVICLNKDIIILIQTNKNYFISDVEHFILIFYFDILDNTKKYDNKE
- the Or131 gene encoding odorant receptor 131; the encoded protein is MDVFDKYYHTYRIVLKIIGLWPYNNSVYVWIQRLCISALFLGNIIFQILSLIRSEITLRNCILILSTTCPLIIILLRYISFIIFFPMVKLLFHHICVEENAVQDLIEIQIRMKYIGNSRHMIEILLRVTFLTITLFSIFLLYFVTMDFIMPLNEFHRHILLYVTLFSVNRTIYFYILYLNFLFVITFGLLSLICTESIVGLYSYHTGMLFKIISYRIRKIITYLTMFNVSSKQIDSKLAELHRVVDIHNQAIGLVVNAITIKKDQLEILITLIIFANHLMIMFLCNYNGQILINSNEEFFHELYIPVWYFVPLKVQKILLLIMIRSSMACIFHIFGVFIPCYVGFTTMLSTSFSYFTLIYSIQ